The genomic segment GTTCATTGATGGCATTTTGTATATACTCCGGATAAATAATTTTCAGCTCACTATCAAAAACCCGCAAAGCCCATTCTGCTTTATTGTTAGTCATAAATTCTATTATTTCCTCTTTACTCTTTGTCATCATTGAGTTCCTTTTAGATAATACAGTTCTAAAAGTTTGTGCGTGAGAATCTGTATCAAAGTTTACAGCGGCAACACTTGGCTCGATAGTATGTAATTCTTCATTGCTCTCGTAAACAAAAATCAAATTGGATTTAGTGGTATATTCAGAATACTTATTAGTAATATTTTCTTGTATATTGCCATCGTTATCAGTTGCTATAACAGTTTTCTTGTTTAATAAAACAGTAATATCACAATACCGCTTAAATGCAAGCGAATCGACTACTATAACATCAATCCCATTTTCGATAGGAAGGACACCATGCTTATCCAAATAAGCACGCTGAATAATCAATTCTTCAGTAGGACCTTCAACTAAAATGATTTTTTCTGCCAGAACTACTCTTAAAGTATCATATCCAGGGAGCTTTTTGAAATAAGACATCGTATCTTCCGGTAAACCATTAAAACGAGTTGGTATTCCTTTCCTAATCAAGAAAAGATTCTGTAAATCCAGTTTGTTAGCAACATAGCTGCTGTGTGTAGAAATAAAGACCTGTTTTCCTTCGGATTTCTCCACTTTACTTACTAAGCGTGCCATATTTGTATATGAAAGATTGTTTTCGGGTTCTTCCATAATAATGACATTGACTTGCTCATCAGCGTTTTTTAGTACCATACCCATTTTAATTGTATTTTGGGTTCCAAAACCAACATTCTCAAAAGGGCAGGAATCTACAACAACTGACATTTGTGATTTCCATGAATCAACATCCTCTTCTTTCAGGTCTATTGTTAATTCACGCCCGTCAAGATCGGTATTCTTACGGACATCCTCATTAAGCTTCTTTACAATTTCGCTATTACTGAAATCATGTCGGCTTTTTCGATATGCAGTAGTAAGATCCGTTTGATTTTGGGGTGTTAAGAAATTGGTGATATTGTCCGCAACGAATTTATCTACTACATAAGCATAGTTTTTTCTTGTTGTATCAATGAACGCAGCTTTTATCGGAGAAAAACGCTGAAGAACAGGAGAGCCATTAAAATATCTTAACTCAACGGAATAGAATTCAACAGGAATGTCATAAATCTCTTTTGATGATAATAGACTGCTATATAATTCTGAATATTCCTCATTGAAGTGTACCCTAACCCTAATTCCGCAAGCATCTTTCAAAAGAGAATTGTTCGTACCTGAATACTGAGGATCAGCATCTTGCAAAAATGCTTCAATTATTATTTCCGGCGGAGATATCGGTAACCCTGTTGCAAGTGAGTTAATGTACTCTTTTCTTGCTTCATCATTAAACATATTTGCCTTTATCTGCCTTTCAAAAGCATAACCATTCAGTTTTCCTGATGTTATGATCGATAGTACTTCAAGGATTGTGCTTTTTCCAGAATCGTTTTCACCAACGAAAATATTGATCTTTTCATTAAGATCAATATTTACCTCTTTTAGGAGCTTATAGTTTTTTACAATAAGTTTGCTGATGTACATCTTGTTCACCGCCTTGTTTGGATTATCTGATTACTATTATTATAGCATATTTCTTACTACTTTTCAAGTCAATTATCTTGATCCAAATTCAATTGAAATGGAGCGTTACCACTACGGCAACGCTCCATTTTTGCTTATTCATCCCCATCGCTGCACTCGTCCAATCCATGAAGCAGTTGGATATAAACGCACTCTGCACGTTCATGTTCCTCGCCGTCCGTAGACATCATCAGTTCAAGAAAATAGGCTTTCGCATCTTCGTAGTCCGTCCAGACCTCACGCCTTCCGTTGCAAACAGTCGTGACCTTGCGTGATCTCGGCATTGTCAATTCAGGTGTTTTTAACATAACTGATACCTCCAAAAGTTTTATCGTGAATCCATTATAGCGGATAATCTCTCTGGAGTCCAGCTTTGCGGAATGATTGTAACCATTTTTGTGAAGTGCGCAGCAATTTCAAACACCGATCCGGTGCAGAGCGCACATATTGGCTTTCGGTGCTGTCGGGATTTCTCCTTACAGCACTTTGCTGTCAATGCCTCAACTGCAAACACTTCGATTGCAGAAACAGCAAGGGCTGAATAAGCTTATCGGCAAGG from the Ruminococcus champanellensis 18P13 = JCM 17042 genome contains:
- a CDS encoding ATP-dependent nuclease, which encodes MYISKLIVKNYKLLKEVNIDLNEKINIFVGENDSGKSTILEVLSIITSGKLNGYAFERQIKANMFNDEARKEYINSLATGLPISPPEIIIEAFLQDADPQYSGTNNSLLKDACGIRVRVHFNEEYSELYSSLLSSKEIYDIPVEFYSVELRYFNGSPVLQRFSPIKAAFIDTTRKNYAYVVDKFVADNITNFLTPQNQTDLTTAYRKSRHDFSNSEIVKKLNEDVRKNTDLDGRELTIDLKEEDVDSWKSQMSVVVDSCPFENVGFGTQNTIKMGMVLKNADEQVNVIIMEEPENNLSYTNMARLVSKVEKSEGKQVFISTHSSYVANKLDLQNLFLIRKGIPTRFNGLPEDTMSYFKKLPGYDTLRVVLAEKIILVEGPTEELIIQRAYLDKHGVLPIENGIDVIVVDSLAFKRYCDITVLLNKKTVIATDNDGNIQENITNKYSEYTTKSNLIFVYESNEELHTIEPSVAAVNFDTDSHAQTFRTVLSKRNSMMTKSKEEIIEFMTNNKAEWALRVFDSELKIIYPEYIQNAINELD